A window of Cellulomonas fimi contains these coding sequences:
- a CDS encoding DUF2510 domain-containing protein, translating to MARRKIPAGWYPDTRRRGQHRWFDGREWTEHTMPTSAVPGPPPPGPRPGRTRRGVVAGPPSVV from the coding sequence GTGGCCAGAAGGAAGATCCCCGCGGGCTGGTACCCCGACACGCGTCGGCGTGGGCAGCACCGGTGGTTCGACGGGCGGGAGTGGACCGAGCACACGATGCCGACGTCGGCCGTGCCCGGTCCTCCGCCGCCTGGTCCTCGCCCTGGTCGCACGCGCCGTGGGGTCGTCGCGGGCCCGCCGTCCGTGGTCTGA
- a CDS encoding dihydrofolate reductase family protein, which translates to MATLVSTLFISLDGVAEIDPAWHFPYFDERMGQAVGEDYEDVDVLLLGRVTYDSFAGAWPDREAAGGDDAPFAATLGDTRKVVATRGDQDLGWRNVEKVDGDLVAAVTALKADPAVGKILVPGSLSVVRQLLAAGLLDELRLLVHPVAARSGERLFDEGEPIYPLRLLASEALPTGVVRLIYAPAELPGTAGYEDVVDKVPGAGQD; encoded by the coding sequence ATGGCGACGCTCGTCTCGACCCTGTTCATCTCGCTCGACGGTGTCGCGGAGATCGACCCCGCGTGGCACTTCCCGTACTTCGACGAGCGGATGGGGCAGGCGGTCGGCGAGGACTACGAGGACGTCGACGTGCTGCTGCTCGGACGCGTCACGTACGACAGCTTCGCGGGGGCGTGGCCCGACCGGGAGGCCGCGGGCGGTGACGACGCGCCGTTCGCGGCGACGCTCGGGGACACCCGGAAGGTCGTCGCGACGCGCGGTGACCAGGACCTCGGCTGGCGCAACGTCGAGAAGGTCGACGGGGACCTCGTCGCGGCGGTGACCGCGCTCAAGGCGGACCCGGCCGTCGGCAAGATCCTCGTCCCCGGCTCGCTGTCGGTGGTCCGGCAGCTCCTCGCGGCCGGGCTCCTCGACGAGCTCCGCCTGCTCGTGCACCCGGTCGCCGCACGCAGCGGGGAGCGGCTGTTCGACGAGGGCGAGCCGATCTACCCGCTGCGGCTGCTCGCGTCGGAGGCCCTGCCGACGGGTGTCGTGCGGCTGATCTACGCGCCCGCCGAGCTGCCGGGCACCGCCGGGTACGAGGACGTCGTCGACAAGGTGCCGGGCGCGGGCCAGGACTGA
- a CDS encoding DUF2510 domain-containing protein, with protein MSQHAPGWYADGATPGVLRWFDGAAWTEHTTPQPPPAPAVPATGYGAPAYAGGGFGAPTYSGGGFGAPTSAGAAYAYAAAPVTTDEHGPRNAMHWLVPVGRSWQSILAGYLGLLALGMWVLGPFAIGVGGWALVRARSGGHGSGRGVFGVVGGLLGTAAMIWFVASGAMNG; from the coding sequence ATGAGCCAGCACGCCCCCGGGTGGTACGCCGACGGTGCGACGCCCGGCGTCCTGCGCTGGTTCGACGGCGCCGCCTGGACCGAGCACACGACCCCGCAGCCGCCGCCCGCACCCGCGGTGCCCGCGACCGGTTACGGCGCGCCCGCCTACGCCGGCGGCGGCTTCGGGGCGCCGACCTACTCCGGCGGCGGCTTCGGGGCACCGACCTCCGCGGGCGCCGCGTACGCCTACGCCGCGGCGCCGGTCACCACCGACGAGCACGGTCCCCGGAACGCGATGCACTGGCTCGTGCCCGTCGGCCGCTCGTGGCAGTCGATCCTCGCGGGCTACCTCGGGCTGCTCGCGCTCGGGATGTGGGTGCTCGGGCCCTTCGCGATCGGCGTGGGCGGGTGGGCACTGGTCCGGGCCCGCTCGGGCGGGCACGGCAGCGGTCGCGGGGTCTTCGGCGTCGTCGGCGGTCTCCTCGGCACCGCGGCGATGATCTGGTTCGTGGCGTCGGGGGCGATGAACGGCTGA
- a CDS encoding cupin — protein MIDLTALADRHLESARTDPHGRSAELVAHDGELRQTVLALTAGSRLGEHNSPAAATLQVLRGRVRVESADVQAEPAAGELWVLTHERHAVVALEDSVFLLTTVTGVDRGTYA, from the coding sequence GTGATCGACCTGACAGCCCTGGCGGACCGGCACCTCGAGAGTGCCCGTACCGACCCGCACGGCCGCAGCGCGGAGCTCGTCGCGCACGACGGCGAGCTGCGGCAGACCGTCCTCGCGCTCACCGCGGGCTCGCGGCTGGGCGAGCACAACTCCCCGGCGGCGGCGACGCTGCAGGTCCTGCGCGGGCGCGTGCGCGTCGAGTCGGCGGACGTGCAGGCGGAGCCCGCGGCCGGCGAGCTGTGGGTGCTGACCCACGAGCGGCACGCGGTCGTCGCGCTGGAGGACAGCGTCTTCCTGCTGACGACGGTGACCGGCGTGGACCGCGGCACCTACGCCTGA
- a CDS encoding FadR/GntR family transcriptional regulator encodes MPARGPAPHPTASQTDVVIEGIKQMILSGELGPGSRLPVEKVLAARLGVSRGPLREGVRALVLLGVLGTRRGDGTYVTSLDAGRLLEPVGFLADLPGRDDAVHLARVRRVLEVEGVGRAAVEIDDATLAELRALLDSVDALLDDPDHDLTTIIDADLRFHDVIHRASGNPVLAGLLDSLAGSTARTRLWRAIREDGAVRTAQAEHRAILAALEARDVDRARIHMAAHLLSAEEYAASLL; translated from the coding sequence GTGCCTGCGCGCGGCCCGGCGCCCCACCCGACGGCCTCCCAGACGGACGTCGTCATCGAGGGCATCAAGCAGATGATCCTGTCCGGCGAGCTCGGACCGGGCTCCCGGCTGCCCGTCGAGAAGGTCCTCGCCGCGCGGCTCGGCGTCTCCCGCGGCCCGTTGCGCGAGGGGGTCCGCGCGCTCGTCCTGCTCGGCGTCCTCGGCACCCGGCGCGGCGACGGCACCTACGTCACGTCGCTCGACGCGGGCCGTCTGCTCGAACCCGTCGGCTTCCTCGCCGACCTGCCCGGACGCGACGACGCGGTGCACCTGGCCCGGGTCCGGCGCGTGCTGGAGGTCGAGGGCGTCGGGCGTGCGGCGGTCGAGATCGACGACGCGACGCTCGCCGAGCTGCGCGCGCTCCTCGACTCGGTCGACGCGCTGCTGGACGACCCCGACCACGACCTGACGACGATCATCGACGCCGACCTGCGGTTCCACGACGTCATCCACCGCGCGTCGGGCAACCCCGTCCTCGCCGGCCTGCTCGACTCGCTCGCGGGCAGCACCGCGCGCACCCGACTGTGGCGCGCGATCCGGGAGGACGGCGCGGTGCGGACCGCGCAGGCCGAGCACCGGGCGATCCTCGCGGCGCTCGAGGCGCGGGACGTCGACCGCGCGCGGATCCACATGGCCGCGCACCTGCTGAGCGCCGAGGAGTACGCGGCGTCGCTGCTGTGA